The following is a genomic window from Capnocytophaga stomatis.
TGAAAAACGGATTTTGCACAACGCCATATCCTTCACAAAACACCAAATTTCGAGCAGAGACGCCTTGATAACTAACCTTATTTGAATTTATCTCAAGCTCCTGATAATCAAACCTTCTTTGGTGAAATACACTCTCATCTTTCCATCGTTTCGTGCATTCTTGCAGATAGGTTTTTACATCTAATCTACCCGTATTAAGCACTTTACCAAATCCAAAAGGAGCTTGAATACATTTGTTATTTTCCGAAATTATTTCAGGACTCAAATACGCAGAAAGCACATCTTTGTCGGAGGCACAAAACCAATTATTTTGTTCTTCCACCGAGGTAAACTTTCTTAAAATAGGGATTGAGATATTAATTTTTCTGTTGATTTTCTTTTCAATTTCACCATAAAAAGAACTCAACAGACTCATTTGCTCATTGGCCTTCCAAACCGCCGTAAATCGCTTTAAAACAACAGGATTGTAAACACCTCCTGCAACCAAACTTGCTATCTGGGAATTATCGCTAATCAAACAAAATGATTTACCGTTTTGTTCCAACACATTGCAAAAAGAAACACCTGCTAATCCGGCACCAACTACAATAAAATCAAACATATAAGTTAAAAAGTTTAATCTTTCAAAAAAAAACTGTTTTAAAACAGCTATGTTTTAAAACAGTTCTATGGATATTTCTGTGAATTTAAATTAGTTCGCCCACATATCTTGTTCTTTATCACGAACAGATTCTTTAATTTTATCCGATTCCAAGAGCTGGAAAAGTGAGTTATCAGGCAGATAGTCTCTAATTTTTCTATCACCATACACATTCGCCTCCTTGTAAACTACGGCACTGAACAACCTTGCGTTCAACAAATGATCAAATGACATTGGTCTTGCGTTATTTTTTCGGTTGAATGTTTTCGCCTCGTGCAGAATCTCTCTTGCTTTTGGATAAAACACCCAAAATAACTCTACCAACCTATTTTGAGCATCCTCAGAATCAACATAGTGTACATCCGGAGCTACCGGAGCAATTCCCAATAATCTATATTTTAGCTCTCCTTGACGTTTGTCGAAGTACCAAAGTCCTCTGATGCGATATTGAACTATATCACCAGCAGTCAAATCTCTCTTAGTGATATTCACCGGGTCGATTGCTTCCCCAGCGTTTAGCTGATCATAACCCGCTGATAATGTATCAATTTTAGATAGGGCACTACTTAGCTGATCATATGTTCTTTTCTCTGTAAAATAAGAATCAGCATAGGTATCTTTTAACTTTCCATTCTTCATATTCTTTACCAAAACATCATACAAAGAACGTCTGTATTTATCAACGTCCATCGTATCGGTAGGGAATAGAAGCGGAAAATTCATTCTCTCATTTAAGTCAATGATTTCCCAGACCTCCACAGACCAAAGGATATCCCTATCATCTACATATCCATAAGGTAATGGTTTGTCATTATCTGACTCTATTTGGGCTTCACTTTTCTGTCCAATTTCCTCAACCTCTTTTGCATTCAAGATGTTAAATTGAGCAAAAGACATTTGAGATGTAAAAATTGCAACAACTAATAAGCCTATATTTTTCCAGTTAAACATAATAATACAGTTTCTAATTTGTTATTTCAACATTTATAGGAATAACGGTTGGCATTTTGTAATCCGAATTTCCTACAATAGCAGCTTTGATGTCAAATATATTTACTATATCTCCTTTTCTCGCTCTGTTCAAAGCATTTCTCACCTGATCATTCATTCTGTTTCCTTGTACGGAAATAGTTGGTTGCCCAGGAATTGAAACTTTGAAAGAGGTAATTTTCGTGTTCAAATCAAAATCAAAATCTTCGAATTTAGCTGTTATCGTTGCCGCTCCTAAGTTTGACTTCGGTAATTTCACGCTTTCCACTTGTCCTCCGATTGAAGCCAATGGACGAGGAATATTTTTGATTCGGAACAATCTTGAAGAACTGAACTTTTGACCATCTATTTCTCCTGAAACATTGATTGTTACCTCACGACCAGCTCCAGGGCTCATCACCCAGCCATTACCACTTCTGCTTAAACCTGCACCTGAAGCCGATATTTTATTGTTTGGCACTCCAGGCATTGAAATCGTAATCGGGTTAGATACTCCTCGATAAACCACGTTCATCTTATCAGCAGAAATAACTGCAGAATTCGGTTTTGGAATAGTAGAGAACGATTGCTCAACAGGTACAGAAATTCTTTCACCATCTTGGTCAAAATGTAAACTACCTGTAATTTTGTGTTCACCAGCATTTCCTGCACCTATGTTCAATTTCACACGACCATCTTCAATTGTGTAATCAGAAGCTGACAACGGACGACCATCTAATTTCAATTCAACAGAATTCGGACGCGTAGTAGCATCTTTTCTTCCGAGTACAATAGCTCCATCAAATTTTTCACCTTGGTAATAAGCTCCTTTTGATTGCTCAAGTAAGGTTGTATAGTTAGTCATTGAAACTTGTTGTTTCAAGTTTCCTTCCATCAACATACCATAGAATTCTTGAGCATTTGTTCTGATATCAGATTGCATCATAGAGAACTTAGCCAAAGAAGCGATGTAAGGAAATCCTTCAAAATTGTAATTTAACCATTTTTTCTTAACTCCATCTTTATCCTTAACATCTTCCGTGCTAAAATTAGCTTTTATTTTTTCAGCCAAAGAAGCATATTTAGGATTATCTCCCAAGATAGCCAAAAATTTGTTTCTGTAATCATCTATATTTTGAACAAATTCTTTTCCATCTTTAGCATATCCTTCCCCCAAGAAGAACAAATCATCGGTGTGTTGAGATTTATCCATTGCCTGATAATCTCTTTCCGCAGGAGCTTTATCTTGCTGACCAATTTCATTATTCAAACCATCCTTGATTTTCTGAATATATTCATAGAAATTGTCAGACAACTCCTTCACTTCCTTAGCTTTGTTGTAATCTGCCTGGTATTTATCAGGATTTTCTTTTGCATTATTATCTAAAGCCTCAATCGCTGCCTCATTGGTAGCTTTCGCTCTTACGTTTGACGCTTCAAATTTCTCATTGACCAACCCAAATGCATTCAAAACCTCTTTACCCATATTCAATGCAAGCATTGCGATAAAGACCAAATACATAAGGTTAATCATCCTCTGTCTGGGACTTAATTTTCCTCCTGCCATAGTATTATTTTTTTAAGTTGTTAATTAAAAAACTAAATTATTTTCCCATAGCAGACAGCATTCCCCCATAAACTGTGTTCAAAGATTTCAAGTTATTCTTGAAGGACAACATTTGCTCATTCAATGAATTTAAGTTATCCACAACTCCTGCCTGAGCAGTAACTTGATTTTCTGTTCTTTCTAATTGTAATTTATAAAGACTATTTAATGATTCCAACTGAGTAGCCGCCAATGAAAGTTCTTCTCCATACTTGTGAGTTGCAGCCATTGAATTTGCAACCGGAGTAATTTCTTTCGCTGCACCAGCAAAATTCTCAATTGATTTTCCTAATGTACGCATCAAATTAGCATCAACCTTAGCTTCTGCTAAAATACCATCCAATTTCTCAGAAAGAGATTCTTTCAGCAATTTATCCTCTTTTTCTTGAACAGGAGCTGATTTTGCAATGTTTTGACGTGCCATACCTCCAGCCAACTCAGGATAAACCAATGACCAATCGTATTCCTCTTCAACCGGCTCAAATGCCGCAATGAAAAATATGATTGCCTCTGTGATTAACCCCACTGCCAACAGAACAGTTCCGTTAAGAGGACCAAGACTCCAGTGAGTCAACTTAAACAATGCACCAAGAATTACAACTGATGCTCCAAGACTGTAAACCGCGTTAAAGATTTTTTTTCTTCCTTTATTCCCTTTTGCCATAAGATTAAGTATTTAAATGTTTATTTTTAATTATATTTTTGTTTACTAAACTTTACTAAATGGAATTGATTTCAATTTCTATATTATCTAAAACCTCTTACTCCTTTGCTCTTTGCTCCGTCACTAACTCCCATAAAGTCTTGAACTGTTCTGAAACCAATGTAGCTACGAGCAGAATCTTGATATTCAAAATCACGTGTGTTAACTTGCAACATATAGGCTACATCTTTCCAAGAACCTCCTCTAATTACCTTACGTTTATTTTTCTCATCAATAACACTCGGATTCATTGTTGACATATATTCGTATGAATTTGGGTCGTATGATGTATTTGTCCATTCTGATACGTTACCAGCCATATTGTACAAATTATAACCATTTGGTTCATACGATTTTGCTTCTACTGTGTACAAAGAATTATCTGATGCATAATCTCCACGCAGTGGCTTGAAGTTAGCCAAGAAACAACCTCTATCATCCGTAGTATAAGGCCCTCCCCAAGGATATGTACCTCCTTCAAGTCCTCCTCTGGCAGCATATTCCCATTCAGACTCAATAGGCAAACGGAAAGCATTAATTTCATCTTGCCCTTTAGCCTTTTGGTACGTATTTTTATTTAACGTTCTCCATTCACAAAACGCCTTAGCTTGCATCCAGTTAACCCCAACTACAGGATAATCACCATAAGCTTCGTGCCAAAAATATTGATTATGCATTGGTTCGTTGTAAGAATAATTAAAGTCACGAACCCAAACTGTTGTATCAGGATATACTTTTATCAGCTCTTCTCTGAAGAAATCTTTTCTGTTACCTTTTGCACGAGCTGCCTTTTCCATATCCAACCATTGGTACTTGAAAACAAATTTTTCAACATCCATAATGCGTTTTCCATTATAAGATTCTTCCTCTGGCAGATACATTTTATCCATTACCTCTGAATAGTACTCATCAGGAAACTTCTTAGTATCCCAAATTAGCTCTACTTTTCTGTTCAATTTACGTTTACGCTCATCGCCGTAAGTGTTCTGCAAGTACTGCTCGTAAGCACTCATATTCTCAGTATTTGCGTCCAGATAAGCATAGTCACCTATGCCTCCTCCCCCTTGAGATTGCCCCGTTTCGTCAGCTAATTCTGCAAGATTTGTCCTGATGATGGAGTCACGCACCCAATTAACAAACTGACGATATTCACTGTTTGTAATTTCTGTTTCATCCATATAGAACGATCCCACGCTGACTGTTTTGACAGGTGCATTTAAGCTTCCTGCTTTATCGTCGTCGGAGCTACCCATAATAAAAGAACCACTTGGAATAAGGGTCATTCCATAAGGTCTTGGTTGTTTCCAACTCTTCCCTTTAACGCCTACAAGTTCTCCTTTGTTATCTCCACCACGACCGCACGCATAAACTACAGTAAGCATTAGTAGCATTACAAAAATTTTCCTTGCCATAAACATTGTTTAAATTCACATTATTTCAGGCTGCAAACCTATATAATTATTTTGAAATCTGCAATAACTATTCATTTTTATTTAATGTTACCGAATTAAGTTTAACACTATATTTAGAATTCTTTAATACTAATCCCTGTGATATCTAAAAATTTTTAGCACTGAAAACCAATATTCTGAATTATTTTTTAACAAAAAAGCACTTTTTATCAACAAATACAGAAGCAAACAACAAATATTTCTTAAAGAGTAAAATTTAGCTTTATTTTCACAAGAAAAAAACTAATTTTTACAGAAAAAAGCAACCGAATAACGGTTGCTTTTCTCAATTGTTTCTATGTTTTTGCTATTTCAGCTCTTTAACACCTACGTTCCAAAGGATGAAAGACTGCATATCCGCAGCTTGTTCTATTAGTTTGCTTATAGGCGTTCCGGCTCCGTGTCCTGCATTGGTTTCTATACGAATAAGAACAGGATTATTCCCGGATTGCTTAGCTTGTAATTCTGCTGCAAACTTAAAACTATGTGCCGGTACCACACGATCATCGTGATCACCTGTGGTTACCATCGTTGCAGGATATGCAACTCCTTCTTTTACATTGTGAATTGGTGAATATTTTTTCAAATACTCAAACATTTCTTTGCTATCATTGGCAGTTCCGTAATCGTAAGCCCAACCAGCACCCGCCGTAAATGTATGGTAACGAAGCATATCCAACACACCAACTGCCGGCAACGCTACTTTCATCAAATCAGGGCGTTGCGTCATTGTTGCTCCGACCAACAATCCACCGTTAGAACCTCCGTGAATTGCCAAATGATTTGAAGACGTATATTTTTCAGCAATCAGATATTCCGCTGCTGCAATAAAATCATCAAACACGTTTTGTTTTTGCATTTTTGTTCCTGCATCGTGCCATTTTTTCCCATATTCACCTCCTCCTCGAAGATTAGCAACGGCATAAACACCTCCGTTTTCAAGCCAAACTGCGTTTGAAACACTAAATGATGGAGTCAAACTAACATTAAATCCTCCATAACCATATAATATAGTAGGATTTGTTCCGTCTAATTTAATTCCTTTTTTATATGTTATAATCATCGGAACTTTTGTACCGTCTTTTGAAGTGTAGAAAACTTGCTTAGATTCATAATCTTCTGACTTCAAATCAATTTTAGGTTCCCAATACAAATCATATTTACCAGAATTCAAATCCATTTTATAGATTTTCCCCGGTGTATTGTAATTTGTGAACGAAAAATACACTTCTTTATCTTCTTCTTTTGCAGAAAAACCTCCGGCTGAACCAACTCCGGGCAATTCCACTTCACGAATTAGATTTCCTTCATAATCATATTGTTTCACTTTTGAAACAGCATCAACGATGTATTTTGCAAAAAGGTAATCACCTGCCAATGAAACCGACAGAACGTTCTCAGTTTCAGGAATAACATCTTTCCAATTATCAGGCTTAGGATTAGAAACATCCACGCTAACCAAACGCTCGTTAGGGGCATTCAAATTTGTAACCATAAACAATTTTGAACCCTTGTTATTTACTACTTGTGTATCACTGTTGAAATCTTCTGTAATGGCAACAAATTCAGATTTTGGGTTTTTCAAATCTTTCACAAACAACTTATTACCAGAAGTAGAATTCGCTCCCGAAATGAATAAATAATTCTTATCATCAGAAACATATCCCGAAACATAACGATATTTTTGCTCTGGTGTTCCGCCAAAAATTAGTTTGTCTTCTTTTTGCGAAGTTCCTAATTTGTGATAGTACAACTTATGTGTATCGGTTTTTGCAGAAAGCTCACTTCCTTTTGGCTTATCGTAGCTTGAATAGTAGAAACCTTCATTTCCGTTCCAAGAAGCTCCACTGAATTTAATATCGACCAAAGTATCGCCTACAATTTCTTTCGTTAAAGCATTCATAACGATAAGCTTACGCCAATCGCTTCCTCCTTCGGAAATCAAATACGCCACCAAAGAACCATCTTCAGAAAAGCTAACTCCTCCTAATGAAGTAGTTCCGTCTTTTGAAAATTCGTTCGGATTGAGAAACACCTCCTCTTTTCCGTCTTTATCCTTGCGGTAAAGCACACTCTGATTTTGCAATCCGTCGTTTTTGTAGTAATACGTAAAATCACCTTCTTTAAAAGGTGCTCCAATTTTTTCATAATTCCATAATTTTTCCAAACGTTTTTTAATCGTTTCTTTATACGGAATTTGTGATAAATACCCGAAAGTAACTTCATTTTGAGCTTTTACCCAATTGGTAGTTTCGGTGCTTCTGTCATCTTCTAACCAACGATAAGGGTCTTTTACTTCCGTCCCGAAATACACATCAACTGTATCGACTTTTTTAGTTTCAGGATATGTAACCTTAACAGCTTCTGATTGTTGCGTATTTTGGCAAGCCACCATCAAAAGCAAACTTCCTAAAGGAATTATTCTTTTTTGCATATTCAAATCTCCTATTTATTTATTAAAATTCATCTTCAATTTGGTTCAAGAATATTCTTGAATACATTTTTTTCGTGCCGAAGATATTAACTTTTTTCTGAAAATAAAAATCCACACGCCAGCACGGAAAAATGATTTATCGCCATAATCAAGCTCCGACAGCTTTCTTTACATTCTTGATTAACAAAACGTTATATATAAAAATCAACAAAATCAAAAGCGAAAAACTTACGAAGTAAATCTCGTTGGGTTGCAGCGAAAAATCAAAGAAATTTTTGAGTTTTGCCAAGTATAATTTTCTAACAGAATTACTTACCCAAACAGCAAAAACAACTGATAATAAAGTAATTACACTAATCACAACACCATAAAATTTAGCTATCCGTAAATGGCTATACCCAATTTGATACAAATTCAAAAGTAATTCTTTATTTTTCTGAATTATCAAATTAACACTCAATAAGATAAACGCAACAGACAAAACAACAATTATCGAAGCTATAAAAAATACAAAAAACAATGCAGTTTTGAAGAAAAACACCATTTTCCCAAATTCTAATTCATCTTTATTGATAGAATAATTATTTTCATTGAAAAATTGTAAAATTCTTTCATCAGACGGATTTTTAAAATCAATCAGCAAACGATTAATTTTATCTCCATCTCCCCTACCAAATTCCACATTTGCCCAACGCAAAAATTCATCAGGAACCAATATCGAATTAATTTTGTTAGAAAACCCAACAATTTTACTTTCAAAATGCTTGGTTCTTCCGTTTCCTTCCACTTCAATATTAAACTGAATTTGCGAAATCATATTTTTTGAAAGAACAGGAAGTCCCTGACTTTCAGCAAATCCAAAATTGTACAAACTCAAATAATTTTCAGGAATAATTATCGGAACAAAATCTTGGGAAACATCCCATTGCCATTCTTCGGGCTGTACATCTAAATATTTGTCAGGAATACTTTCAAAAAACAAATCTGTGTAAAATCGGGGAAGTTCGTTTGTTTGTTTGGTAAAAGCTCCTATTTTAAACGACGCATTATTAAAAGCCGCTACATCGCTTATAAAATCTTGTTTTTG
Proteins encoded in this region:
- a CDS encoding prolyl oligopeptidase family serine peptidase, translated to MQKRIIPLGSLLLMVACQNTQQSEAVKVTYPETKKVDTVDVYFGTEVKDPYRWLEDDRSTETTNWVKAQNEVTFGYLSQIPYKETIKKRLEKLWNYEKIGAPFKEGDFTYYYKNDGLQNQSVLYRKDKDGKEEVFLNPNEFSKDGTTSLGGVSFSEDGSLVAYLISEGGSDWRKLIVMNALTKEIVGDTLVDIKFSGASWNGNEGFYYSSYDKPKGSELSAKTDTHKLYYHKLGTSQKEDKLIFGGTPEQKYRYVSGYVSDDKNYLFISGANSTSGNKLFVKDLKNPKSEFVAITEDFNSDTQVVNNKGSKLFMVTNLNAPNERLVSVDVSNPKPDNWKDVIPETENVLSVSLAGDYLFAKYIVDAVSKVKQYDYEGNLIREVELPGVGSAGGFSAKEEDKEVYFSFTNYNTPGKIYKMDLNSGKYDLYWEPKIDLKSEDYESKQVFYTSKDGTKVPMIITYKKGIKLDGTNPTILYGYGGFNVSLTPSFSVSNAVWLENGGVYAVANLRGGGEYGKKWHDAGTKMQKQNVFDDFIAAAEYLIAEKYTSSNHLAIHGGSNGGLLVGATMTQRPDLMKVALPAVGVLDMLRYHTFTAGAGWAYDYGTANDSKEMFEYLKKYSPIHNVKEGVAYPATMVTTGDHDDRVVPAHSFKFAAELQAKQSGNNPVLIRIETNAGHGAGTPISKLIEQAADMQSFILWNVGVKELK
- the porL gene encoding type IX secretion system motor protein PorL/GldL, which encodes MAKGNKGRKKIFNAVYSLGASVVILGALFKLTHWSLGPLNGTVLLAVGLITEAIIFFIAAFEPVEEEYDWSLVYPELAGGMARQNIAKSAPVQEKEDKLLKESLSEKLDGILAEAKVDANLMRTLGKSIENFAGAAKEITPVANSMAATHKYGEELSLAATQLESLNSLYKLQLERTENQVTAQAGVVDNLNSLNEQMLSFKNNLKSLNTVYGGMLSAMGK
- the porN gene encoding type IX secretion system ring subunit PorN/GldN; the protein is MFNWKNIGLLVVAIFTSQMSFAQFNILNAKEVEEIGQKSEAQIESDNDKPLPYGYVDDRDILWSVEVWEIIDLNERMNFPLLFPTDTMDVDKYRRSLYDVLVKNMKNGKLKDTYADSYFTEKRTYDQLSSALSKIDTLSAGYDQLNAGEAIDPVNITKRDLTAGDIVQYRIRGLWYFDKRQGELKYRLLGIAPVAPDVHYVDSEDAQNRLVELFWVFYPKAREILHEAKTFNRKNNARPMSFDHLLNARLFSAVVYKEANVYGDRKIRDYLPDNSLFQLLESDKIKESVRDKEQDMWAN
- a CDS encoding ABC transporter permease family protein, with amino-acid sequence MLLKLQKSTLVKSQIIGYALTLFVGVVIVLITIQLYFDVRPLLEQQSDVFKNQTVVISKNVSIFKSTNKDRIYFTENDIQELQKQDFISDVAAFNNASFKIGAFTKQTNELPRFYTDLFFESIPDKYLDVQPEEWQWDVSQDFVPIIIPENYLSLYNFGFAESQGLPVLSKNMISQIQFNIEVEGNGRTKHFESKIVGFSNKINSILVPDEFLRWANVEFGRGDGDKINRLLIDFKNPSDERILQFFNENNYSINKDELEFGKMVFFFKTALFFVFFIASIIVVLSVAFILLSVNLIIQKNKELLLNLYQIGYSHLRIAKFYGVVISVITLLSVVFAVWVSNSVRKLYLAKLKNFFDFSLQPNEIYFVSFSLLILLIFIYNVLLIKNVKKAVGA
- a CDS encoding NAD(P)/FAD-dependent oxidoreductase gives rise to the protein MFDFIVVGAGLAGVSFCNVLEQNGKSFCLISDNSQIASLVAGGVYNPVVLKRFTAVWKANEQMSLLSSFYGEIEKKINRKINISIPILRKFTSVEEQNNWFCASDKDVLSAYLSPEIISENNKCIQAPFGFGKVLNTGRLDVKTYLQECTKRWKDESVFHQRRFDYQELEINSNKVSYQGVSARNLVFCEGYGVVQNPFFNYLPMKPCKGETLTFYAPDLQLDEIVKSDGVILPIGDDFYKIGATYEWNDLSDTITEKAKNELLEKLNKLISCKYEITEQEASVRPTVSDRRPLVGKHPDYQNIWILNGLGTRGVMNAPFVAKKLYEMVYENKPIDKEMNVERYKKYKV
- the porK gene encoding T9SS ring complex lipoprotein PorK/GldK — translated: MFMARKIFVMLLMLTVVYACGRGGDNKGELVGVKGKSWKQPRPYGMTLIPSGSFIMGSSDDDKAGSLNAPVKTVSVGSFYMDETEITNSEYRQFVNWVRDSIIRTNLAELADETGQSQGGGGIGDYAYLDANTENMSAYEQYLQNTYGDERKRKLNRKVELIWDTKKFPDEYYSEVMDKMYLPEEESYNGKRIMDVEKFVFKYQWLDMEKAARAKGNRKDFFREELIKVYPDTTVWVRDFNYSYNEPMHNQYFWHEAYGDYPVVGVNWMQAKAFCEWRTLNKNTYQKAKGQDEINAFRLPIESEWEYAARGGLEGGTYPWGGPYTTDDRGCFLANFKPLRGDYASDNSLYTVEAKSYEPNGYNLYNMAGNVSEWTNTSYDPNSYEYMSTMNPSVIDEKNKRKVIRGGSWKDVAYMLQVNTRDFEYQDSARSYIGFRTVQDFMGVSDGAKSKGVRGFR
- the porM gene encoding type IX secretion system motor protein PorM/GldM; translation: MAGGKLSPRQRMINLMYLVFIAMLALNMGKEVLNAFGLVNEKFEASNVRAKATNEAAIEALDNNAKENPDKYQADYNKAKEVKELSDNFYEYIQKIKDGLNNEIGQQDKAPAERDYQAMDKSQHTDDLFFLGEGYAKDGKEFVQNIDDYRNKFLAILGDNPKYASLAEKIKANFSTEDVKDKDGVKKKWLNYNFEGFPYIASLAKFSMMQSDIRTNAQEFYGMLMEGNLKQQVSMTNYTTLLEQSKGAYYQGEKFDGAIVLGRKDATTRPNSVELKLDGRPLSASDYTIEDGRVKLNIGAGNAGEHKITGSLHFDQDGERISVPVEQSFSTIPKPNSAVISADKMNVVYRGVSNPITISMPGVPNNKISASGAGLSRSGNGWVMSPGAGREVTINVSGEIDGQKFSSSRLFRIKNIPRPLASIGGQVESVKLPKSNLGAATITAKFEDFDFDLNTKITSFKVSIPGQPTISVQGNRMNDQVRNALNRARKGDIVNIFDIKAAIVGNSDYKMPTVIPINVEITN